Proteins encoded within one genomic window of Anaerolineales bacterium:
- a CDS encoding isoprenylcysteine carboxylmethyltransferase family protein: protein METVFRIIFFTLFIALLAIRGYFGWKARQAGHCSWFADEQAAEREGWLSMILRPIIFLGLLVLIVVYALDGAESSWLTVSLPNWLRWLGVGLGVVSIPLMVWVHDTLREFWSTTLQIQDEHKLVTEGPYHWVRHPMYTTLLMLFVGLSLISAVWPFLVLAVIMVPFFNRIAGKEETMMIEQFCDAYRSYMQRTGRFLPRFR, encoded by the coding sequence ATGGAAACGGTATTTAGGATTATCTTCTTCACACTTTTTATTGCCTTGTTGGCCATACGCGGCTATTTCGGCTGGAAAGCCCGGCAGGCAGGGCATTGTAGTTGGTTTGCCGACGAGCAGGCCGCGGAGCGGGAGGGTTGGTTGAGCATGATTTTACGCCCGATCATCTTCCTGGGATTGCTGGTGTTGATCGTGGTTTATGCGCTGGACGGCGCAGAGTCGAGTTGGCTGACTGTTTCCCTGCCCAACTGGCTGCGTTGGTTGGGCGTCGGGCTGGGGGTGGTGAGTATCCCCCTGATGGTGTGGGTGCACGATACCCTGCGCGAGTTCTGGTCGACCACGCTGCAAATCCAGGATGAGCACAAATTGGTTACGGAAGGACCGTATCACTGGGTGCGGCATCCGATGTACACAACGCTTTTGATGTTGTTCGTCGGCCTTTCGCTGATCTCTGCCGTCTGGCCGTTTCTCGTCCTTGCGGTCATCATGGTGCCTTTTTTCAACCGCATTGCCGGCAAGGAAGAAACGATGATGATCGAACAATTTTGCGATGCATATCGCAGCTACATGCAGCGAACCGGGCGCTTCTTGCCGCGATTCCGGTAG
- a CDS encoding amidohydrolase family protein: MEDGFPTASAIAIQGERILAVGEDDAVLAMADDDTQLIDLQGLTLLPGFADGHSHIFKVPEGMTLDEVQDLVLSYGFTSVNEMSSVGHLEQLMQAEADDQLRLRINVFVSYNNSYLDENGNMTLVKYWYPEHGPILDSDRMLRVPGIKIFVDGAGTPGRGCPAMREPYSELSTSADWFRQTCGSEYGDLYWTQEDLNKVVADAQEAGYRVSFHAMGDLGIETALDAIAFALDGQSNLLIRHQIQHSSYLMPDLMERYVAEDILSSVRGYFNTCDQDTYENHVAANRYDLPGLGIHAFLETDARWVHDVNDPTWSSTLNAMVQLYGLVTHQQLRADGTACTPDPWIAEHVISVDQALKMMTYEPIFAVSQEDVLGTLSPGKYADLVILSADPHLVDPDDLKDIEVWMTMVAGQVQYCKPGRDNLCPDLGSSGLPASEPEGSSTESPLEPVIIRLFKEEEHLPAGTPIALTIGWVSDTKAQTEDFLASVSMAGTLDGEPLTGLDDYWGEIGIFEGSYGVENEDYISNWLYPLGVLDPGTHVVEITGTAAWPVTDGADLNEDGILDEYSGEFWHFTVKIVVGE, from the coding sequence CGGGATTTGCCGACGGCCATTCGCATATTTTCAAGGTTCCGGAGGGGATGACCCTGGATGAGGTCCAGGACCTCGTCCTGAGTTACGGTTTCACGTCGGTGAACGAGATGTCCAGCGTGGGCCATCTCGAGCAGCTGATGCAAGCCGAAGCCGACGATCAACTGCGGCTGCGGATCAACGTTTTTGTCAGCTACAACAATTCCTACCTGGATGAAAATGGAAACATGACCCTCGTGAAATATTGGTATCCCGAGCATGGACCTATCCTCGACTCGGATCGTATGCTGCGCGTCCCGGGAATCAAGATATTCGTAGACGGTGCAGGAACACCGGGGCGCGGCTGTCCGGCCATGCGTGAGCCCTATTCCGAACTTTCAACTTCAGCGGACTGGTTTCGACAAACATGCGGCAGCGAGTACGGTGACCTGTATTGGACGCAGGAGGATCTCAATAAGGTTGTCGCTGATGCACAGGAGGCAGGATATCGGGTTTCGTTTCACGCCATGGGGGATTTGGGGATTGAAACCGCGCTCGATGCCATCGCCTTCGCTTTGGATGGCCAATCAAACTTGTTGATCCGTCATCAAATCCAACACAGCAGTTACTTGATGCCGGATTTGATGGAACGCTATGTAGCAGAAGATATCCTCTCTTCCGTACGCGGCTACTTCAACACCTGCGACCAGGATACGTACGAGAACCATGTGGCCGCCAATCGCTACGATCTGCCCGGTTTGGGTATACACGCATTTTTGGAGACGGACGCTCGCTGGGTCCATGATGTGAATGACCCCACCTGGTCATCCACACTCAATGCGATGGTGCAGCTTTACGGTCTGGTCACCCATCAGCAATTGCGTGCGGACGGGACGGCTTGCACGCCGGATCCCTGGATCGCCGAGCACGTCATCAGTGTCGATCAGGCTTTGAAGATGATGACCTATGAGCCAATCTTTGCAGTTTCCCAGGAAGATGTCCTGGGAACGCTGAGCCCCGGTAAGTATGCGGACCTGGTCATTCTCTCCGCTGATCCCCATCTCGTCGATCCGGATGATCTGAAAGACATCGAAGTCTGGATGACGATGGTGGCCGGACAGGTACAATATTGCAAGCCCGGGCGCGACAATCTCTGTCCCGATCTCGGAAGTTCGGGCTTGCCGGCGAGCGAACCTGAAGGATCTTCGACTGAAAGCCCACTCGAGCCGGTGATCATCAGGCTGTTCAAGGAAGAAGAGCATCTGCCGGCCGGCACGCCGATCGCATTGACCATCGGCTGGGTAAGTGATACCAAAGCGCAGACGGAAGATTTCTTGGCTTCAGTCAGCATGGCGGGCACCCTGGACGGGGAGCCGCTGACAGGCCTGGACGACTATTGGGGGGAAATTGGAATATTCGAAGGCAGTTATGGAGTCGAGAACGAGGATTACATCTCGAATTGGCTGTACCCCTTGGGTGTTCTCGATCCGGGCACGCATGTTGTCGAAATCACAGGAACTGCGGCATGGCCAGTCACGGATGGCGCCGATTTGAATGAAGATGGAATCCTGGATGAATACTCAGGCGAATTCTGGCACTTCACCGTAAAGATAGTCGTTGGAGAGTGA
- a CDS encoding carotenoid biosynthesis protein: MIVRIRILILYAVLVIGGVIHILGRYATTMLQIAGWMLIALAIWLAVEFIWWLKSKPESRTGHRDEQPHFLVWSLTVVVLTWSLEWLGVHTGVIFGDYQYHPVLRPQFAGVPLAIGFSWLTLLLSAAALERRLPFRPHADAAFIRSLRIAVLLLVFDLVMEPGAVNLGYWRWQGGVVPWKNYLTWFGIGWALAFVTLRLDLWRRSFPKIAPHFYLAQMVYFSLVILAA, translated from the coding sequence GTGATCGTTAGAATCCGCATTCTTATCCTCTACGCTGTGCTCGTTATTGGCGGCGTTATCCACATTCTTGGGCGTTACGCCACGACGATGCTGCAGATAGCCGGTTGGATGCTGATTGCGTTGGCCATCTGGCTGGCCGTGGAATTCATCTGGTGGTTGAAATCGAAGCCGGAAAGCCGCACAGGGCATCGAGACGAGCAACCACATTTTTTGGTGTGGAGTCTTACTGTGGTTGTGTTAACCTGGTCTTTGGAGTGGTTGGGGGTTCACACAGGAGTCATCTTCGGGGATTATCAGTATCATCCCGTGCTGCGTCCCCAATTCGCGGGCGTGCCGCTTGCCATTGGGTTTTCCTGGCTGACCCTGCTGCTTTCGGCTGCGGCGTTGGAACGGCGCCTGCCATTTCGACCGCACGCTGATGCTGCCTTCATTCGCTCGCTGCGTATCGCCGTTTTGCTGCTCGTTTTCGATCTCGTGATGGAACCGGGCGCAGTGAATCTGGGATACTGGCGCTGGCAGGGCGGTGTCGTGCCCTGGAAAAACTATCTAACCTGGTTCGGGATTGGATGGGCGCTGGCTTTTGTCACGCTGCGGTTGGATTTGTGGCGAAGATCGTTCCCAAAAATCGCGCCCCATTTCTATCTGGCGCAAATGGTTTACTTCAGTTTGGTGATTCTAGCAGCGTAG